AACGCCAATTTTAAATTTACAAAACACTGAGATTCGCATGAAAAATTCACTGGAAACCCGTCTGGGCATTTTTGCCGCGCTGGCCGTCATCACGGCCGTGGTCATCCTGGAGGTCATTGGCAGCCTGAACTTCAAGGGCACCTACCGCCTCCACGCGCTGTTTCACAACGCGCACGAACTGAAATTGGGCGATACCGTGAAAATGGCCGGTGTCCCCATTGGCAAGGTGATGGACCTCAAGCTTACCAACAACCTGGTGCGCGTCACCATGCGGCTGAACAAGGACGTCACCGTGCTTACCTCGAGCCGAGCCGCCATTCGTTTTGCCGGGCTGATGGGGCAGAATTATGTGCAGGTCAATTTTGGCGACGGCGCCTCCACGCTGTTTGTGGATAAAGATTTCAAGGATGTTACCGCGTTGATCGCCAAACTCTCGGATGTCTCGAACCCGGTGTCCGCGTTCCTTTGGAGCAAACTAACGCCGGAAACCAAGCTGGTTTTGGCGGATGCGAGTGTTCCCGCGGACAAACAGCAAGCCATGTTAGCCAAGGAACTGAACAAAATTATTAAAGGCGACACCATCTTTGCCACCAACCGGTTTGCGGGGGTTAAGCTTTCCGCGGAAACCGCCGATCTGGTCGCCCAAAGCCTGCTGGATGAAGACCAGTTGCGGTGCAATCGTCTCCTGTTGGAGGATGCCTATCCGGCGTTGATCGTGAAGAATCAAAAAGGCGTTCCATTGGGTGATGATACCTATATCCAGACGGTTGAACAGCCCGATCTGAACGACATCATGACCAAGCTGGAGAGCGTGGCGACCGGCGTGGAAAACGTCACCAAAACCTTCAGCGGCGACAAACTGGACAACATGCTGGGGCCACTGACGGATTTGATCAAAACGCGCAAAGACGATATCTCGGCCTCCATCCTGAACCTGCGCACGAATCTGGAGAACATGTCGGTGGTGACCACCGACCTGAAGAATGGCCGCGGCACCGTGGGCAAGCTGCTCACCGAGGATACGCTATACATCAAGGGCTTGGCAACGGTCACCACCCTGGAGGCCACGGCGGCGGATGTGCGCGCGACCATCGCCAAAGCCCAGTCCATCATCACCAACGTCACCGAAATTGTCGCCCAAGCCAATGCCGGCCGCGGCACCGTCGGCATGTTGCTGACCGATAAAAAACTGTACACTGAGACCACGGATGCCATGGCGCAACTCAACGAGATTCTCCACAAGGTGAATCGCGGCGAGGGTTCCGTCGGCAAACTTATCAATGACGACAGCCTGATCCGAAATGCCAAGATGACCCTACAAAAACTCGACAAGGCCACGGAAGGTTTGGAGGATCAAGGCCCGCTCAGCGTCATGGGCATGATGGTGAACAATTTGTTCTGATGTGAGCGTTTGGCTGGTCATTACCAATCCGGCATAATTTCAGGTGGATTGCAGGCTTGGCAGCCAGCCATGATTCGCGGTACTTTGCTCTCATGATCAATATGCGCCACCGGATCGGTTACGCGGGAATTGCCGCGATGGTATTTCTCGCGCCAACCTTGTTGGCCGCGCCTGCTTGGCGTGTGGAAACCGTTGCCGGCAGTGGTCAGCCCGGCTATTCCGGGGACGGTGGGGTGGCCACCCAAGCCCAGTTAAACAACGCTTTCGGAGTGGTGCGCGGCCCGGACGGTTCTATCTACGTTTGCGATTTTAATAGCGGAGCCGTGCGCAAGGTGGATGCCCGGGGAATTATTACCACCGTTGCGGGGACCGGGCGACCCGGGTTTGGTGGTGACGGTGGACCAGCCATCCAGGCGCAACTCAATCAGCCGCATGAACTGCGTTTCGATACTGCTGGTGACCTTTATATTGCCGATACGGCCAGCCACCGGGTGCGCAAGGTTAATCTCAAGACCGGGATTATCACCACGGTGGCGGGAACCGGTATGGCGGGCTTTTCCGGTGATGGCGGGCCGGCGATCAAGGCTGCGCTCAAACTCCCCATCAGTATTCAACTGGATCGAGCAGGGAACATTTTCCTGTGTGACATTGGCAATCACCGTATTCGCCGTGTGGATACCAAAACCGGCATCATCACCACAGTCACGGGTAATGGCCAACGGACCGCGCCTTCCGACGGTGTACCTTTCAAGGATGCTCCCATTAATGGACCGCGCACGTTGGATTTTGACCCGGCCGGCAATTTGTGGCTGGCAACGCGCGAGGGCAACCAAGTCTGGAAACTGGACCTGGGCAAAGGGACCATCCATCTGGTGGCAGGCACGGGACAGAAAGGCTTCACCGGCAATGGCGGCTTGGCGCGGGCCGCAACCTTGAATGGTCCCAAAGGCATTGCGGTGGCGCCGGATGGTCAGCGCGTTTTCGTCGCGGATACCGAGAATCACTGTGTGCGTTATATTGACCTCGCTACCGGTAAAATCGAACCCGTTTGCGGTACGGGTGTGAAGGGGAGTGGGCCAGACGGTGACGCGTTGAATTGCAAGATCGCGCGTCCTCACGCTGTGTTTGTGGAAACCAACGGGAACATTCTTATCGGCGACACGGACTCCAATAAAGTCCGGCTTCTGCGTCCGGTGCGTTGAGCATCCTTCAGCAACGGTGTTAGGGTGAGGGGGGGGCGGAACTGCATGATGCTCCCGACGGTTTAGATTGCGCGGCTCAAATAGACGGCGTGGGGGATTTCGACAGCGGGGAAATTCCCGGAGCTGCATACCCCCTCACCTCTTTCCTCTCCCTCGGGGAGAGGAGGTCTATTCTGTGGCTGAGGGAGCTTACGCGAATCTGTGTTCAACTTGTTATCCCTGTCTGCTTGAATTAGAAAGGTGGATTTAATGGTTGAATATTCACTGTCTAATGGCGGGATTCTGCTGCGAGCCCCACATTCTCGGGCACGGCAATATTTCAAAGGATAGTTGGGCGTAAAACTTGTCACCCCGCTTCCGCAAGCCGCGCACGCGGTGCTTGCGTTTAGCAAAGACCTGTGTAAACTGTATCCCGTGTTGCGCAGTAATAACCTAACGGTCAGGCTGCCCGGCGGTTTCGCTGGGTGCCTGATTGCTTTCAATGGCTTTCATGGCATTACCGCAGCACAAGCTGTAGCAGTAGCACAAAGTCAAGTACGGGGGTATTAGCAAAGCCATAAGTCCTTGATTATTAGTTGAAGCCAGTTTAGCTCAGTTGGCAGAGCAGCTCACTTGTAATGAGCAGGTCGTCGGTTCAAATCCGACAACTGGCTCCAGTTTCCAGTTGTGCGGATGGAGTTTCCGCCGGCCAGCTTGGAGGTTGGCGGTGGCGCAAAGCAGATTTTATTTATGAAAACAATCAATTATCGTAATTGGGTTGCCTGCCTTTTGGTGGCTGGTTGTCTGAATGCCGCCGCCGGTCTGGCGCATTTATACTCCCCGCTTCATGACGGCGATATGTTCGCTTACGATGGGCCAAGTGGGCAAACCCAGACCACTGTCACCAGTAACCTGCTCAACACGGTGCCGGTGTTTACGGTTTCCAATACCGCCACTCCGACTGTCGCTGATTATTACTATTATAATGGCGATCAATTACTTTGGGCGGGTT
The Verrucomicrobiota bacterium DNA segment above includes these coding regions:
- a CDS encoding MlaD family protein: MKNSLETRLGIFAALAVITAVVILEVIGSLNFKGTYRLHALFHNAHELKLGDTVKMAGVPIGKVMDLKLTNNLVRVTMRLNKDVTVLTSSRAAIRFAGLMGQNYVQVNFGDGASTLFVDKDFKDVTALIAKLSDVSNPVSAFLWSKLTPETKLVLADASVPADKQQAMLAKELNKIIKGDTIFATNRFAGVKLSAETADLVAQSLLDEDQLRCNRLLLEDAYPALIVKNQKGVPLGDDTYIQTVEQPDLNDIMTKLESVATGVENVTKTFSGDKLDNMLGPLTDLIKTRKDDISASILNLRTNLENMSVVTTDLKNGRGTVGKLLTEDTLYIKGLATVTTLEATAADVRATIAKAQSIITNVTEIVAQANAGRGTVGMLLTDKKLYTETTDAMAQLNEILHKVNRGEGSVGKLINDDSLIRNAKMTLQKLDKATEGLEDQGPLSVMGMMVNNLF